ttttgttCCTAATATCATGTTGGTTTttatgtgtttgtttgttttctgatttgttTTGTGTATTGGTTATAATTTTCTGCAGGCCATTGATATGGAGAGTGTCAAATATGAAGAGGTTAGCGCAAGTTCTGAACTGggttcttatttattttcagaAATATTGTTCTCTGTGTGATTCTAATTGTTCATCTTTGTATTGCAGGAGTTTATCTTAAACTCTAGGGGAATGAATCTTTTCACATGCAAATGGCTTCCAGAAAACAACAAGCCCCCGAAAGCCTTGATCTTCTTCTGTCATGGATACGCCATGGAGTGCAGCATCACCATGAACAGTGAGCACTAATTACTCAGTTGGATGAACTATACTCCTTCAAATTTTGTTTTTCCCATTATGAATTTTAAACTCATATTCCTGGTTATGTATATAGGTACTGCAATCAGACTAGCCAAAGCAGGCTTTGCCATATATGGGATAGACTATGAAGGCCATGGAAAATCAGCTGGCCTTTCAGGCTTTGTCAAAAGCTTTGATGATGTTGTCGATGACTGCACCGCTCACTTCACAAAGATTTGCGGTTAGTATTCTCACTCTCAGTGTGTCATTCTGCACTCAGAAACTAAATAGCATCCGAAACAAGCATTACCCTATTTATTGGTGGATTATATGTGTGTTGGATATTAATGGTTGAATTTGATTGAACAGAGAGCAAAGAGAACAAAGGGAAGATGAGGTATCTGTTGGGAGAGTCAATGGGAGGAGCTGTGGCTCTGCTTGTTCATAGGAAAAAGCCAGAATATTGGGATGGTGCGGTCTTAGTTGCCCCCATGTGTAAGGTAAAGAGCACTTACGACCCCAATATCAATTTGCTTCTATTTGTTTGTCTtctactttttctttcttgtttccaCACGTTTTTATTGGACTTCTTTTTGGAGTTTTTGATTGCACGTTTTGGGTAGCTTTTAGATATATAAATTTAAAGAAACTGTATTTGTTGACCAAATCCCTCTGTTAATCACATAATGGCATCTTGTCAATAATCGATGTCAAATCTAGCGTCTAATTGGTAAAATAAGCATGGTCCAGCAAATAGTTTGAATCAGTCTACCAAAGCATACGTAGCATACAGTCAAATTATAATTCTAAGGTTGGTTTGTTCTTGAATTCATTGAAATTCTAATGAAAACTAATCTATTTTTTTGTATTAACAGATTGCAGATGAAATGAGGCCATCTCCGATTGTGGTCAGTGTTTTGACAAAGCTCTGCAGGGTTATTCCAACTTGGAAAATAATCCCTACAAATGATGTCATTGATTTAGCTTTCAAAGTACCCGAGGTTAGAAAACAGGTTAGGGAAAACCCCTACTGTTACAAAGGCCGTCCTCGTCTGCAGACCGGCTACGAACTCTTGAGGGTCAGCACGGAGCTTGAGCAAAGGCTTCAAGAGGTCACGTTGCCGTTCATAGTCCTCCACGGTGAAGACGATAAAGTCACTGATACCTCGGTTAGTAAACAACTCCATGAGGTGGCGTCGAGTTATGACAAGACATTGAAGTTGTACCCGAAAATGTGGCATGGTCTACTCTATGGAGAGCCACTTGAGAACATTGAGGTTGTGTTTTCGGACATAATCAATTGGTTAGACAAAAGATGTTCCATGGCAAATTCAAGGTTGGAGGGAGAGTTGAAGAGGGAGAATGACAAACAATAAGTAGAATCTTGCTGGAAGTTTGTAGTATATAGATACTGAGCAAGAAGCAACTCAAGAGATGATATCATGTTGTTTATTGgatttatttttcagtttccTTGTATTGCTGGGAATTACTTTGTAAAAGGTTTTAAGAGAAATAAAAAACACCATCTGTATAATTCATTACACGAATGACAAAGGCCATTGTGCTTCACACTGGCAACAAGATTTCATCTCTAAAGTCTCACAAACCCCATTTGTGAAACTTAATCAATACCAGATACTGTGTGTTTTAGTCGACACACTTAATTAAGCACTTTCAACCTAAATAAATATTAGGGCTGTTAATTCTGACACGACCTGATAACATGACTCGAAagccgcacgaaataaagcgggttgaacccgcacgattaaaaaacGGGTctgccgtgggtcaacccgccatgacccatttaataaatgggtcggccacgggtcaacccgccaacacgaagtgaacccgtataacccgattatgctatacttcttgaaaatttagacgttgggagtatttgatcataagattagacaatttgaaatattttgctttataattattagatttaattatttatgaatatatacaattatttatattcttcgtcttgtagagtttttagttaatttaatcaatttatgcattttttttagttaaatgggtcgcattgttaacccttaaatgagtcattttgtctaacacgacacggcatatttgttaaatgggttaagtggGTTAgaaatgggtaacccgtttaataaataggttaggtttgtgtttaaatttttgacacgattattaaattagttggatttgagtttgtatcttgcgacacgacaaatatcttgacccaatccgacacgaacccaacccaacacgacccattgacagtaCTAATAAATACAACATATCCGGTCTCTTTCCCCTACTCAATTGTACCTAACTGCCATTGGATATAACAATAGTGGAATATAACGAGACAAATAAACCCATTTCAATAACCTCACTCTACAGCATATCCTTTGGAAAGCAGAATAAAAAACTGTTTACTTCTTTTGATACACTTCTAGTTAATCtgaacattcattcatttgccAATAATGTCTCAATTATTATATCAGAAACTGTTTACCCTTCTGGTCAGTCtgaacattcattcattcatttgccAATAGTATCTCAGTTATTATATCAGAAACTGTTTACCGGCCCTTCTGGTTAATCtgaacattcattcattcattccttTGCCAATAGTGTCTCAATTATTATATCAGAAACTGTTTACCCAGATCTTCAAAACGAGGAAAAGACAATCTCCATCATGTTTGTCCTGTGTCTTGTAACTAAGATGATCAGCAACAATCCATGCAAAATTGACCCTGTGAAGCTGCACAAATGAAAGTTCTCGTTAGCATCAGGCATCCATTTGACAAATACAACGATATTACTTCAGGGACCCATGCGGCCATGCTAAATCCACAAGGTATGACAAATATCAGGAGGCTATCTTTGAGCTTGTCTTTCTTCAATGATCTTATTTCGAACTTCCTTAAGTTTCTTCAGTATCTCTCCGTGAATCGTGTGTTGGTGAAAATCCTGTTAGTCATTGTTGTGTAGTGTTGTTGGAGCAGTTGTAGTCATCATTGGACTTTATCCCGTTCCTGATTTTCCAAGTGATCTGCCTAAAAAATTGGATGAACTGAGTAATCAAGAGTAAATTGTGGTACATGCATGTTTCTCGTACATGTCCTGTTTTATGCACTATTTATCACTTAACAACACAGCATTGCCGCTTCAGTTAAGTTGTAAAGTAAGGAAATCGATCACATTGCAATTGGATTTTTGAGCAATTCAAATTATCATAAATAAAAAACCATACATATTGTTAAACAGAGAAGGAACAGGAATGGAAAACAAAATCCATTAAGAGAAATTGCAACATAAAAGGGTGTCTACAAGATGCACAGCGCTTCTTTTGATAACACTTCTGGTTAATCCAAACATTCATGTGCCATTTGCATCTCAAAATTGACCTGCACACATAAACCAAATTCTCATCAGTATCAATCATCTGTTCGACCAAAACAACGATATCAGTTCAGGGACACTAAATGCACAAGGTATGAAAAAGGAACAGGAGGATCCTTTTGAGCTTGTTCTTTCTTAAATGATCTTATTTCGAATTTCCTCGAGTTTCTTTAGTATCTCTCCAGGAGTCCTATCCAACTCGACTGCAATTTTCCTCTGTACATCCATAGGCAGTGTTGGGTACTGCTCGCAAAGATCTCCATCAATCACATCCTTAACCGGGAAATAAGCTGATCTATAAGCCATGTGATCTCTCCCACACAAGGGTGGATGTTCCTGCCTCATATACATCTCCAGGTGAGAAAAGAAGACAACGTCATCACGGGAAGTGAATGCAAACAATGCACCCAAGCTACCCATCACTGTCCCGTAAATGATGCACTCACCACCACCTGGAATGAGAGATGCCTTCTGCAAGTAGCTGACTACATCGCCAACATGAAACTGCACGATCTCCTCCACTTTGTTTGGAGCACCATTCAACTTCCCCTGCTTCCATTTTATCCTCCCACCTGTTGGATCTTCTTCTATCCCATCTGAAACATCCTGTGGTAACCGCACAAAGCACACATTCCCAAACTTGTCCGCACCTGCCATCGTGTCAAAATCAATATGGAACGATGCTGTCAGCCATCTTGGAACACGATCATCAGCAAATATATACAGCTGATTCTCATCCCGCCTATACTTGCAGTAGTGGAATGACTCCTGAATGTCACCTACATATATTCGATCACGATAGGTGTGAATGGATACAATATTGTTGGGAAACAGCTTATTCTCACATTTCCTAAGCAATCTTTTTCTCCCCAAATCATATAGTCTGAGCACTGATCCTATCCCTGCTAGTAACCTTCCCTGAAACTGACATAAAGCAAGAGGAACACCATCCACTTCTGTCTTGTGCAAAAGTTCAAGGGACTTTCCATCATCAAGAAATCGATATATATGAATAAATCCTCCGGTTATACTTTTCTTGGGCCAAAATTGAAGTCCCTTTGTGGTTCCAACAGCCAAAAGCGTACCATACTCCTTCGGAGGAGTTGCCCCAACCAGGCCGGCGTTATCATGAAAATTCACTGTACATACACTGATTGCAGCTTCGTTATCGAGCTCCAGCAAACAAGTTGTAGTTGCTGTCTTTGGGTCAAGAACTCTAATGCAAGAAACCCATTTGTCAGACTCTGCCTTGGGATAGCCATAGTGCTCATCAGAGAGGGGATCATCCTCATTATCATCATTTTCCATCTGCTCCACATTACCATTTCTTTTTTCACCTATTTCTGCAGCCTCAAAGCACTCCTTTGGTGGAGAAAGATCTGCACCACCATTGCTACTAGTGTTCCTACGCTTCCTTGGTGGAGAGAAATCTTCATCAACATCCTTCCTAGTTTTCCTTTTTGCAGTTTTACGCTCTTCTGCT
This portion of the Rosa chinensis cultivar Old Blush chromosome 1, RchiOBHm-V2, whole genome shotgun sequence genome encodes:
- the LOC112182571 gene encoding caffeoylshikimate esterase, with amino-acid sequence MAIDMESVKYEEEFILNSRGMNLFTCKWLPENNKPPKALIFFCHGYAMECSITMNSTAIRLAKAGFAIYGIDYEGHGKSAGLSGFVKSFDDVVDDCTAHFTKICESKENKGKMRYLLGESMGGAVALLVHRKKPEYWDGAVLVAPMCKIADEMRPSPIVVSVLTKLCRVIPTWKIIPTNDVIDLAFKVPEVRKQVRENPYCYKGRPRLQTGYELLRVSTELEQRLQEVTLPFIVLHGEDDKVTDTSVSKQLHEVASSYDKTLKLYPKMWHGLLYGEPLENIEVVFSDIINWLDKRCSMANSRLEGELKRENDKQ